From the Silurus meridionalis isolate SWU-2019-XX chromosome 5, ASM1480568v1, whole genome shotgun sequence genome, one window contains:
- the LOC124385793 gene encoding UDP-N-acetylglucosamine--peptide N-acetylglucosaminyltransferase 110 kDa subunit isoform X4 codes for MASSVGNVADSTGLAELAHREYQSGDFEAAERHCMQLWRQEPDNTGVLLLLSSIHFQCRRLDRSAHFSTLAIKQNQMLAEAYSNLGNVFKERGQLQEAIEHYRHALRLKPDFIDGYINLAAALVAAGDMEGAVQAYVSALQYNPDLYCVRSDLGNLLKALGRLEEAKACYLKAIETQPNFAVAWSNLGCVFNAQGEIWLAIHHFEKAVTLDPNFLDAYINLGNVLKEARIFDRAVAGYLRALSLSPNHAVVHGNLACVYYEQGLIDLAIDTYRRAIELQPHFPDAYCNLANALKEKGNVSEAEECYNTALRLCPTHADSLNNLANIKREQGNIEEAVQLYRKALEVFPEFAAAHSNLASVLQQQGKLQEALMHYKEAIRISPTFADAYSNMGNTLKEMQDVQGALQCYTRAIQINPAFADAHSNLASIHKDSGNIPEAIASYRTALKLKPDFPDAYCNLAHCLQIVCDWTDYDERMKKLVSIVADQLEKNRLPSVHPHHSMLYPLSHGFRKAIAERHGNLCLDKINALHKPAYEHPKDLKASAGRLRIGYVSSDFGNHPTSHLMQSIPGMHTSEKFEVFCYALSPDDSTNFRVKVMAEAHHFTDLSQIPCNGKAADRIHQDGIHILVNMNGYTKGARNELFALRPAPIQAMWLGYPGTSGAPFMDYIVTDKETSPVDVAEQYSEKMAYMPNTFFIGDHANMFPHLKKKAVIDFKSNGHIFDNRIVLNGIDLKAFLDSLPDVKVIKMECDSQEATDSNGSLSMPVIPMNTAAEAIINMINQGQIQVTINSFTVSNGLATTQINNKAATGEEVPRTIVVTTRSQYGLPEDSIVYCNFNQLYKIDPPTLQMWANILKRVPNSVLWLLRFPAVGEPNIQQYAQNMGLPASRIIFSPVAPKEEHVRRGQLADVCLDTPLCNGHTTGMDVLWAGTPMVTMPGETLASRVAASQLTCLGCPELIAQSRQEYEDVAVKLGTDMEYLKKVRSRVWKQRICSPLFNTKQYTMDLERLYLQMWEHHASGAKPDHMVKMQLLDTSESA; via the exons ATGGCGAGCTCGGTGGGAAACGTGGCCGACAGCACAG GGTTGGCTGAGCTGGCACACCGCGAGTATCAGTCAGGTGATTTTGAGGCAGCAGAGCGCCACTGCATGCAACTATGGCGGCAGGAGCCAGACAATACCGGTGTTCTGCTGCTGCTTTCTTCGATCCACTTCCAGTGCCGCAGGCTTGACAG GTCTGCTCACTTCAGCACCCTGGCCATTAAACAGAATCAAATGCTTGCTGAGGCCTACTCCAACCTGGGCAACGTGTTTAAGGAGCGTGGTCAACTGCAGGAGGCGATCGAGCACTATCGGCACGCGCTGCGGCTAAAGCCTGACTTCATCGATGGCTACATCAACCTGGCAGCGGCTCTGGTTGCAGCCGGAGACATGGAGGGTGCTGTGCAGGCTTATGTGTCTGCTCTTCAGTACAACCCG gaTCTGTATTGTGTTCGCAGCGACTTGGGCAACCTTCTTAAAGCTCTTGGGCGTTTGGAAGAGGCAAAG GCTTGCTACCTGAAGGCAATTGAGACTCAGCCAAACTTTGCCGTGGCATGGAGCAACCTGGGCTGCGTGTTCAATGCTCAGGGAGAGATCTGGCTCGCCATTCATCATTTTGAGAAA GCAGTAACCTTGGATCCAAATTTTTTGGATGCTTACATAAACTTGGGCAATGTACTTAAAGAAGCTCGCATCTTCGACAG AGCTGTTGCTGGTTATCTGCGAGCCCTCAGTCTGAGCCCCAACCATGCTGTAGTCCACGGCAACCTGGCTTGTGTGTACTACGAGCAGGGTCTGATAGATTTGGCCATTGACACCTATCGGCGTGCAATTGAGCTGCAGCCTCACTTCCCTGACGCTTACTGCAATCTGGCTAATGCTCTTAAAGAAAAAGGCAAT GTATCGGAGGCTGAGGAGTGCTACAACACTGCACTTCGCCTTTGCCCCACGCATGCTGACTCACTCAATAACCTTGCCAACATCAAGAGGGAGCAAGGCAACATTGAGGAGGCTGTCCAGCTCTACAGGAAAGCTCTTGAG gTGTTTCCAGAGTTTGCTGCAGCCCACTCCAACCTGGCCAGCGTCCTTCAGCAACAGGGCAAGCTACAGGAAGCCCTCATGCATTACAAAGAAGCTATCAG GATCAGCCCCACCTTTGCTGATGCTTATTCCAACATGGGAAACACACTGAAGGAGATGCAGGATGTTCAGGGGGCACTGCAGTGCTACACACGTGCTATTCAGATCAACCCTGCATTTGCTGATGCTCACAGCAACCTGGCCTCAATACACAAG GACTCTGGGAATATTCCAGAAGCTATTGCATCTTACCGCACTGCTCTGAAGCTCAAACCTGACTTCCCAGATGCTTATTGCAATCTTGCACACTGCCTGCAG ATTGTTTGTGACTGGACCGATTATGATGAGCGCATGAAGAAGTTGGTTAGCATTGTGGCTGACCAGTTGGAAAAGAACCGACTGCCCTCGGTGCACCCTCATCACAGCATGTTGTATCCTCTTTCCCATGGCTTCCGTAAAGCCATTGCTGAGAGACATGGCAACCTTTGCTTGGATAAG ATCAATGCTCTTCATAAGCCTGCCTATGAGCATCCTAAAGATCTAAAAGCTAGTGCAGGCCGTTTGCGCATTGGCTATGTAAGCTCAGACTTTGGCAACCACCCCACCTCCCACCTCATGCAATCCATTCCTGGCATGCACACATCTGAAAAGTTTGAG GTGTTCTGCTATGCCCTCAGTCCTGATGACAGCACAAACTTTAGAGTCAAAGTGATGGCTGAAGCCCATCATTTTACTGATCTTTCCCAG ATTCCCTGCAATGGCAAAGCTGCAGACAGGATCCACCAAGATGGAATTCACATCTTAGTCAATATGAATGGTTATACCAAAGGTGCTCGTAATGAGCTGTTTGCATTGCGACCAGCTCCCATtcag GCGATGTGGCTTGGCTACCCAGGCACCAGTGGAGCTCCCTTCATGGACTACATAGTTACTGATAAGGAGACCTCTCCAGTTGATGTGGCTGAGCAGTATTCTGAGAAGATGGCCTACATGCCAAACACATTCTTTATTGGAGATCATGCTAACATGTTCCCACACCTTAAG AAAAAGGCTGTGATTGACTTTAAGTCTAATGGACACATTTTTGACAATCGCATCGTACTAAATGGAATTGACCTCAAAGCATTTTTAGACAGCCTACCAGATGTCAAGGTCATCAAG ATGGAGTGTGACAGCCAGGAGGCCACAGATAGTAATGGATCCCTCTCCATGCCCGTCATCCCTATGAACACAGCTGCTGAGGCCATTATAAACATGATCAACCAGGGCCAGATCCAGGTCACCATCAATAGTTTCACAGTCAGCAATGGCTTGGCTACCACCCAG ATTAATAATAAGGCTGCCACGGGAGAAGAGGTTCCTAGAACAATTGTTGTGACCACTCGCTCTCAGTATGGTCTACCTGAGGACTCCATTGTCTACTGTAACTTCAACCAACTTTACAAGATTGACCCCCCAACTCTTCAGATGTGGGCCAAT attcTGAAACGTGTGCCAAACAGCGTCCTCTGGCTGTTGCGCTTCCCAGCTGTGGGTGAACCCAACATCCAGCAATATGCCCAGAACATGGGCCTGCCTGCCAGCCGCATCATCTTCTCCCCTGTTGCCCCTAAAGAGGAACATGTGAGGCGTGGCCAGCTGGCTGATGTCTGTCTTGACACGCCTCTCTGCAATGGCCACACCACTGGCATGGATGTGCTCTGGGCTGGGACCCCAATGGTCACAATGCCAG GCGAGACACTTGCTTCTCGCGTGGCTGCCTCGCAGTTGACCTGCCTTGGTTGCCCTGAGCTCATCGCACAGAGTCGCCAGGAGTACGAAGATGTGGCCGTAAAACTCGGCACAGACATGGAGTA CTTGAAGAAGGTCCGTTCCCGTGTGTGGAAACAGCGTATCTGCAGCCCGCTCTTCAACACTAAGCAGTACACTATGGACTTAGAGCGCCTCTACCTGCAGATGTGGGAGCACCATGCAAGCGGTGCCAAACCCGACCACATGGTGAAGATGCAGTTGCTTGACACCAGTGAAAGCGCCTGA